The following are encoded together in the Microcaecilia unicolor chromosome 12, aMicUni1.1, whole genome shotgun sequence genome:
- the LOC115481331 gene encoding keratin, type I cytoskeletal 47 kDa-like isoform X1 translates to MASQTYSSRQSSSVRIGGGSAGAQYAGSQSGGYGAQQSFGGGQIGGFGGSQVGGFGGGQGFGFGDGFGSGQGSGFGGGQGGGFGGGQGGGFGGGQGGGFGGSFGGAQGGGFGGGESLLSGSEKETMQNLNDRLAAYLEKVHSLEQANTELEQRIKEWYDKHRPGGTTGGPGRDYSKYYQMIEDLRNQIIAATIDNAKVILQIDNARLAADDFKLKYENELALRHSVEADINGLRRVMDELTLSKSDFESQLESLTEEYAMLKKNHDEEVKGVQSSGVGQLNVEMNAAPGIDLTKLLNDMRGQYETLAEQNRKDAENRFQEASKSLKQEISAGAEQVHTSKSEITDLRRALQGLELELQGLLATKASLEQTLAEREGHYCVEIAKIQATISAIEEQLSDMRADMENQSAEYEILLDIKTRLEMEIETYRRLLDGEGIGSHSGSQGSSGWQGSQGSHSSSSSATKEPNKTRKIKTIVEDIVDGVVMKSTVQEREEAVK, encoded by the exons ATGGCTTCTCAAACCTACTCATCCAGACAGAGTAGCTCAGTTAGAATTGGTGGAGGGAGTGCTGGAGCACAATATGCTGGTAGCCAAAGTGGTGGATATGGGGCTCAGCAAAGTTTTGGTGGTGGCCAAATTGGTGGCTTTGGAGGTAGCCAAGTTGGTGGGTTTGGAGGTGGCCAAGGATTTGGCTTTGGTGATGGCTTTGGAAGTGGCCAAGGTAGTGGCTTTGGAGGTGGCCAAGGTGGTGGATTTGGAGGTGGCCAAGGTGGTGGATTTGGAGGTGGCCAAGGTGGTGGCTTTGGTGGTAGCTTTGGGGGTGCTCAGGGTGGTGGCTTTGGAGGAGGTGAAAGTCTTCTTTCTGGAAGTGAGAAAGAGACTATGCAAAATCTCAATGACCGTCTGGCTGCCTACTTGGAGAAAGTACATTCCTTAGAACAGGCAAATACTGAGCTGGAGCAAAGAATCAAGGAATGGTATGACAAGCACCGTCCAGGAGGGACCACTGGTGGACCAGGTCGTGACTACAGCAAATATTATCAGATGATTGAAGACCTGAGAAATCAG ATCATTGCAGCCACCATAGACAACGCCAAGGTCATTCTACAGATTGACAATGCCAGGCTGGCAGCTGATGACTTCAAGCTGAA ATATGAGAATGAACTGGCCTTGCGCCACAGTGTTGAAGCTGACATCAATGGCCTGCGCAGAGTCATGGATGAGCTGACACTGTCCAAATCTGATTTTGAGTCACAACTAGAAAGTCTGACTGAAGAATATGCCATGCTCAAGAAGAACCATGACGAG GAAGTCAAAGGTGTGCAATCAAGTGGTGTTGGCCAGCTCAATGTAGAAATGAATGCTGCTCCAGGCATTGACCTGACTAAGCTGCTCAATGACATGAGAGGACAGTATGAAACCCTTGCAGAGCAGAATCGCAAAGACGCTGAAAACAGGTTCCAAGAAGCA AGCAAATCCTTGAAACAGGAAATCTCTGCAGGTGCTGAACAGGTGCACACAAGCAAGAGCGAAATCACAGATCTGAGACGAGCTCTTCAGGGCCTGGAGCTAGAGCTACAGGGTTTACTTGCCACG AAAGCATCTCTCGAACAAACCTTGGCAGAAAGAGAAGGTCATTATTGTGTGGAGATTGCAAAAATACAGGCCACAATTTCCGCTATAGaagaacagctaagtgacatGAGAGCAGACATGGAGAACCAGTCTGCAGAGTATGAAATTCTCTTGGACATCAAGACCCGTCTGGAGATGGAAATTGAGACCTATCGCCGCCTGCTGGATGGAGAGGGAAT CGGTTCTCATAGTGGCTCACAAGGCTCTTCAGGCTGGCAAGGCTCTCAAGGCTCGCATTCTTCATCCAGTTCTGCTACAAAAG AACCAAATAAAACCAGAAAGATTAAGACAATCGTAGAGGACATAGTAGACGGCGTGGTTATGAAATCTACTGTACAAGAAAGAGAAGAGGCAGTGAAGTAA
- the LOC115481331 gene encoding keratin, type I cytoskeletal 47 kDa-like isoform X2 gives MASQTYSSRQSSSVRIGGGSAGAQYAGSQSGGYGAQQSFGGGQIGGFGGSQVGGFGGGQGFGFGDGFGSGQGSGFGGGQGGGFGGGQGGGFGGGQGGGFGGSFGGAQGGGFGGGESLLSGSEKETMQNLNDRLAAYLEKVHSLEQANTELEQRIKEWYDKHRPGGTTGGPGRDYSKYYQMIEDLRNQIIAATIDNAKVILQIDNARLAADDFKLKYENELALRHSVEADINGLRRVMDELTLSKSDFESQLESLTEEYAMLKKNHDEEVKGVQSSGVGQLNVEMNAAPGIDLTKLLNDMRGQYETLAEQNRKDAENRFQEASKSLKQEISAGAEQVHTSKSEITDLRRALQGLELELQGLLATKASLEQTLAEREGHYCVEIAKIQATISAIEEQLSDMRADMENQSAEYEILLDIKTRLEMEIETYRRLLDGEGIGQQSSYTPPTTKPATREAQRSRKVKTITDEVVDGVVIASKVQEYEEKV, from the exons ATGGCTTCTCAAACCTACTCATCCAGACAGAGTAGCTCAGTTAGAATTGGTGGAGGGAGTGCTGGAGCACAATATGCTGGTAGCCAAAGTGGTGGATATGGGGCTCAGCAAAGTTTTGGTGGTGGCCAAATTGGTGGCTTTGGAGGTAGCCAAGTTGGTGGGTTTGGAGGTGGCCAAGGATTTGGCTTTGGTGATGGCTTTGGAAGTGGCCAAGGTAGTGGCTTTGGAGGTGGCCAAGGTGGTGGATTTGGAGGTGGCCAAGGTGGTGGATTTGGAGGTGGCCAAGGTGGTGGCTTTGGTGGTAGCTTTGGGGGTGCTCAGGGTGGTGGCTTTGGAGGAGGTGAAAGTCTTCTTTCTGGAAGTGAGAAAGAGACTATGCAAAATCTCAATGACCGTCTGGCTGCCTACTTGGAGAAAGTACATTCCTTAGAACAGGCAAATACTGAGCTGGAGCAAAGAATCAAGGAATGGTATGACAAGCACCGTCCAGGAGGGACCACTGGTGGACCAGGTCGTGACTACAGCAAATATTATCAGATGATTGAAGACCTGAGAAATCAG ATCATTGCAGCCACCATAGACAACGCCAAGGTCATTCTACAGATTGACAATGCCAGGCTGGCAGCTGATGACTTCAAGCTGAA ATATGAGAATGAACTGGCCTTGCGCCACAGTGTTGAAGCTGACATCAATGGCCTGCGCAGAGTCATGGATGAGCTGACACTGTCCAAATCTGATTTTGAGTCACAACTAGAAAGTCTGACTGAAGAATATGCCATGCTCAAGAAGAACCATGACGAG GAAGTCAAAGGTGTGCAATCAAGTGGTGTTGGCCAGCTCAATGTAGAAATGAATGCTGCTCCAGGCATTGACCTGACTAAGCTGCTCAATGACATGAGAGGACAGTATGAAACCCTTGCAGAGCAGAATCGCAAAGACGCTGAAAACAGGTTCCAAGAAGCA AGCAAATCCTTGAAACAGGAAATCTCTGCAGGTGCTGAACAGGTGCACACAAGCAAGAGCGAAATCACAGATCTGAGACGAGCTCTTCAGGGCCTGGAGCTAGAGCTACAGGGTTTACTTGCCACG AAAGCATCTCTCGAACAAACCTTGGCAGAAAGAGAAGGTCATTATTGTGTGGAGATTGCAAAAATACAGGCCACAATTTCCGCTATAGaagaacagctaagtgacatGAGAGCAGACATGGAGAACCAGTCTGCAGAGTATGAAATTCTCTTGGACATCAAGACCCGTCTGGAGATGGAAATTGAGACCTATCGCCGCCTGCTGGATGGAGAGGGAAT